One Branchiostoma lanceolatum isolate klBraLanc5 chromosome 18, klBraLanc5.hap2, whole genome shotgun sequence DNA window includes the following coding sequences:
- the LOC136424162 gene encoding steryl-sulfatase-like, which produces MGGVLWLVFLSVVLPISRADDRPNFVFLVADDLGIGDVGCFGNDTIRTPNIDNIAAKGAKLTQHLAAAAVCTPSRSAFLTGRLPVRFGMAGTDVPMAYVFLAAPSGLPRSEVTFPQMAKDHGYQTALIGKWHLGLNCKWVGDHCHHPNKFGFDYFYGFPGTNAPECDPNDVSERRTGATAKFATNGFYRRVYVWEIAVSVFLVLLTLKYFQYIQWKTVIVLSVVGWSAVIFTYVYWANGRVFNCVMMRDDDVIEQPYDVSTLTPRMTLDAVKFLEERKERKEPFLLEVSYWNAHTALLPYKEFRGKSRHGLYGDAVEEMDWSIGVVMATLDRLGLTNNTFVYFTSDNGAHMEIGDAGGWNGMYKGSKGQGGSEGGIRMPTLVQWPRKIKPGTVVTEATSQMDIFPTVADILQAPLPQDRVMDGRNILPLLGGAKQPSPHDFMFHYCGNILHAVRYRPKKGNVTWKAHLASYPWLPGTTHCGDQRLACFCGVQFGVTFKDPPLLYDVTNDPTEDRPITADSYPKYREVLDVIKKAVEEHKQSLTQVDNQFKLPLFFPRPWMQPCCNFPSCNCREDVDFSSLKIRV; this is translated from the exons ATGGGGGGTGTTCTGTGGTTGGTGTTCTTGTCGGTCGTGTTGCCGATCTCCCGAGCGGACGATCGGCCCAACTTCGTGTTCCTCGTCGCCGACGACTTGGGGATCGGAGACGTCGGCTGCTTCGGAAACGACACGATTCG GACTCCGAATATCGACAATATCGCTGCTAAGGGTGCCAAGTTGACCCAACACCTGGCCGCCGCTGCCGTCTGCACACCCAGTAGATCAGCCTTCCTGACTGGACGCCTTCCCGTGAGATTTG GAATGGCGGGAACTGATGTACCTATGGCATACGTATTTCTGGCTGCTCCATCCGGGCTaccaaggtcagaggtcactttTCCTCAGATGGCAAAGGATCATGGGTACCAGACAGCACTGATAG GAAAATGGCATCTTGGTCTAAACTGCAAATGGGTAGGAGACCATTGCCACCACCCCAACAAATTCGGGTTCGACTACTTCTATGGGTTTCCTGGTACAAACGCGCCCGAGTGCGATCCGAACGATGTGAGCGAGCGGCGGACGGGGGCCACGGCGAAGTTTGCCACTAATGGATTCTATAGACGAGTCTACGTATGGGAGATAGCAGTCAGCGTTTTCCTTGTCCTTTTGACACTCAAGTATTTCCAGTACATTCAGTGGAAAACTGTCATTGTGCTGTCTGTCGTCGGCTGGTCAGCTGTGATATTTACATATGTCTATTGGGCCAATGGCAGAGTTTTCAACTGCGTCATGATGAgagatgatgacgtcatagagcAGCCATACGACGTTTCTACCCTCACTCCCAGGATGACACTGGACGCCGTCAAATTCcttgaagaaaggaaagaaaggaaggaaccCTTCTTACTGGAAGTCTCCTACTGGAACGCACACACCGCCCTTTTACCTTATAAGGAATTCCGCGGGAAAAGCCGACACGGTCTCTATGGCGACGCCGTGGAGGAGATGGATTGGAGCATCggggtcgtcatggcaacgttaGACAGGCTGGGTTTGACAAACAACACCTTTGTGTACTTCACGTCTGACAACGGCGCCCATATGGAAATAGGAGATGCCGGAGGGTGGAACGGCATGTACAAAG GTAGTAAAGGCCAAGGAGGCTCTGAAGGAGGAATCCGCATGCCTACACTTGTGCAGTGGCCAAG AAAAATCAAGCCCGGTACTGTAGTCACGGAGGCCACGAGTCAGATGGACATTTTCCCCACGGTAGCAGACATCCTCCAGGCCCCGCTTCCCCAGGACAGGGTGATGGACGGGCGGAACATCCTGCCGTTGCTAGGCGGGGCCAAGCAACCGTCTCCACACGACTTCATGTTCCACTACTGTGGGAATATCCTGCATGCTGTAAGGTACAGACCTAAGAAAG GAAATGTGACCTGGAAAGCTCACCTCGCTTCCTACCCCTGGCTACCCGGTACAACACACTGCGGTGACCAACGACTTGCATGCTTCTGTGGCGTTCAATTTGGGGTCACCTTCAAAGACCCGCCATTGCTGTATGACGTCACTAACGACCCTACAGAAGACCGACCAATCACCGCCGACTCCTACCCGAAATACCGAGAAGTTCTTGACGTCATCAAGAAGGCTGTTGAGGAACACAAGCAAAGCCTGACCCAAGTGGACAACCAGTTCAAACTGCCGCTATTCTTTCCTCGTCCTTGGATGCAACCATGTTGCAACTTTCCTTCTTGCAATTGCCGGGAAGATGTTGATTTTTCTTCCCTTAAAATCAGAGTCTAA
- the LOC136423998 gene encoding myb-like protein X, producing the protein MATEKTDVGSSKRRDISTSKLKKPKKAKFHLKRVFKRKRNGQGEKMSFKAVTPSSDPCSNWSPGATTCPDVHESTSGTKVPDCESTSIKEPTRENLRKLKQEPFKEREKERQEAETNSIETTGVEIIEEHHDTASNGSANPPPCVDAKEEPVDVNDSPVSTLDMKRERQKKKRKWFVVRSSKKRKKNKFHLKRVFKGKKKGQGEKMSFKAVTPSSDPCSNWSPGATTCPDVHELTSGAKVPDCESTSIKEPTRENLRKQKQEPLTEEEKQRQQAETNPIETTGVEIIEELCDAISNGNTNPQTCVDTKEEPVKVNDSPVATLDMKQERHKKKRKWFVVRFSKKTTETNNSDAGMETSSEKAQIETMSDEDKRKELLEKDTSVANLESTTEKKKRGLKTPWKKAKRKREEKDMYSSSESDQTEEKLSDVQDDRTRHKKRKRKWPRMLKKKPKTSDSVPEVVVNNEQPKQQTLEDLQREVKETQKIVRDIVENKLAERDEKLRDLTRVAEDLEKAAEQFEKVSRKVRVKMWMRSRKWTLCTMSTVVILLSVGAIVLCVIFV; encoded by the exons ATGGCGACCGAAAAAACAGACGTGGGCAGCTCCAAGCGTCGCGACATATCCACATCAAAACTTAAGAAGCCCAAGAAAGCCAAGTTTCATCTCAAACGAGTCTTCAAACGCAAGAGGAATGGACAAGGTGAAAAAATGTCGTTCAAGGCAGTCACGCCCTCTAGCGATCCGTGTTCAAACTGGTCCCCAGGCGCCACCACCTGTCCAGACGTCCACGAGTCGACATCGGGGACGAAAGTTCCTGACTGCGAATCAACATCAATAAAAGAACCAACCCGAGAAAACTTAAGGAAGCTGAAACAAGAACCCTTCAAAGAAAgggaaaaagaaagacaagaagCTGAAACTAACTCTATCGAAACCACGGGGGTGGAAATCATTGAAGAACATCATGACACTGCTTCAAACGGAAGCGCCAACCCTCCTCCATGCGTAGATGCAAAAGAAGAACCCGTCGATGTTAATGACAGCCCTGTCTCAACTCTAGACATGAAAAGGGAACGCCAAAAGAAGAAACGCAAGTGGTTTGTTGTTCGCTCCAGCAAGAAGCGCAAGAAAAACAAGTTTCATCTCAAACGTGTCTTCaaaggcaagaagaaaggaCAAGGTGAAAAAATGTCGTTCAAGGCAGTCACGCCCTCTAGCGATCCGTGTTCAAACTGGTCACCAGGCGCCACCACCTGTCCAGACGTCCACGAGTTGACATCGGGGGCGAAAGTTCCAGACTGCGAATCAACATCAATAAAAGAACCAACCCGAGAAAACTTGAGGAAGCAGAAACAAGAACCCTTGACGGAAGAggaaaaacaaagacaacagGCCGAAACTAACCCCATCGAAACTACGGGGGTGGAAATCATTGAAGAACTTTGTGACGCTATTTCAAACGGAAACACCAACCCTCAAACATGCGTGGATACAAAAGAGGAACCCGTCAAAGTAAACGATAGCCCTGTCGCAACACTAGACATGAAACAAGAACGCCATAAGAAGAAACGCAAGTGGTTTGTTGTTCGCTTCagcaaaaagacaacagaaacaaatAACAGTGATGCTGGCATGGAAACTTCAAGTGAGAAAGCACAGATTGAAACAATGAGCGACGAAGACAAGAGAAAAGAACTACTAGAAAAAGACACTTCAGTTGCAAACCTAGAGAGTACCACTGAGAAAAAGAAACGGGGTTTAAAGACTCCGTGGAAGAAAGCAAAGAGAAAGCGCGAGGAAAAAGACATGTACAGTTCTTCTGAAAGCGACCAGACGGAAGAAAAGTTGAGTGACGTTCAAGATGACCGCACCAGGCACAAGAAGCGGAAACGGAAGTGGCCCAGAATGCTTAAGAAGAAGCCCAAGACAAGCGACAGTGTTCCGGAGGTTGTTGTCAACAACGAGCAG CCTAAACAACAAACGCTAGAGGACCTTCAACGCGAAGTCAAAGAGACACAGAAAATCGTCCGAGACATAGTGGAGAACAAGTTAGCGGAGCGGGACGAGAAACTGCGAGATCTCACGAGAGTTGCCGAGGATCTCGAGAAGGCTGCCGAACAGTTCGAGAAAGTATCGCGTAAAGTTCGCGTCAAGATGTGGATGAGATCCAGGAAATGGACCCTCTGTACTATGAGTACAGTCGTGATTCTACTGTCCGTGGGTGCTATTGTACTCTGTGTGATATTTGTGTAA